The Pecten maximus chromosome 12, xPecMax1.1, whole genome shotgun sequence genome includes a region encoding these proteins:
- the LOC117339127 gene encoding yolk ferritin-like: MKTFVIFVSLVACCLADWNHVDSVKDKFSNAHIELVIKQINTEQSASYFYQAYSKFFKRGDVALDGFSKWFATAAKEENDHAEKFMDYLNMRGAQLNLEPVNLQEVCDIVSEQIRKFSQFNRNESCICNFMSNRDHTHENCPRSPRKWFTGLQAMEDSLVLERYVNDKLLDLHKETLSDPNLSHLLEHEFLGEQVDSIKQYADFITKLRRVGSGLGEYEFDRTLQ, from the exons attgGAACCATGTGGATTCTGTCAAAGACAAATTTTCCAATGCTCACATAGAACTGGTGATCAAACAGATCAACACGGAACAGTCAGCCAGCTATTTTTACCAGGCTTAC AGTAAATTTTTCAAGCGTGGTGATGTTGCATTGGACGGGTTTTCCAAGTGGTTTGCCACGGCGGCTAAAGAGGAAAACGACCATGCCGAGAAATTCATGGACTACCTGAACATGCGGGGAGCACAACTTAACCTCGAGCCTGTCAAT CTGCAAGAGGTGTGTGACATCGTATCAGAACAGATTCGTAAATTTTCACAGTTCAACAGAAATGAGAGTTGC ATTTGTAACTTTATGTCCAACCGTGACCATACCCATGAAAACTGCCCG AGGAGCCCCCGGAAGTGGTTCACAGGTCTCCAAGCCATGGAAGACTCCCTAGTACTTGAGAGATACGTCAATGACAAACTGCTTGACCTCCACAAGGAAACATTATCCGACCCTAAC CTGAGTCACTTGTTGGAACACGAATTCCTGGGTGAACAGGTCGATTCCATTAAACAGTATGCAGACTTCATCACCAAGCTTAGACGTGTGGGTTCAGGACTTGGCGAGTATGAGTTTGACAGGACACTTCAATAA